One segment of Tamlana crocina DNA contains the following:
- the pabB gene encoding aminodeoxychorismate synthase component I: MRKKHFHNPENVERFKEKALIWSQQFDDVVWLDSNHYQQNYSSYDAVLAVDAFTSIKTDYHNAFDKLKEFQGYVNDWIFGYLSYDLKNDIEHLKSENFDGLGFPDLFFFQPKKLFLFKGDRVEMQYLGFVDDEFRDDLLAIAQSEQARGKVANPIKIKLRIHKDDYFEKVNTILEHIYRGDIYETNFCQEFYAENTQINPFETYQKLNDISKPPFAAFLKLNDKYVLCASPERYLKKEGSQVISQPIKGTAKRSDNKNEDQNLKENLAKDKKERSENIMIVDLVRNDLSKTAKKGSVKVEELCQVYTFEQVHQMISTVVSEVEENTNPVDIVKSTFPMGSMTGAPKISAMNIAETQEATKRGVYSGAVGYFSPDGDFDFNVVIRSILYNQTEKYVSYSVGGAITAKSDPLKEYEECLVKAKAMRTVLEN, from the coding sequence TTGAGAAAAAAACATTTCCATAATCCCGAAAATGTAGAGCGTTTTAAAGAAAAGGCTTTGATTTGGAGCCAACAATTTGACGATGTGGTTTGGTTGGATTCCAATCATTATCAGCAAAACTATTCTAGCTACGACGCTGTTTTGGCAGTCGATGCCTTTACAAGCATAAAAACCGATTACCATAACGCTTTCGATAAACTGAAGGAGTTTCAGGGCTATGTAAACGATTGGATTTTTGGTTATTTATCTTACGATTTAAAAAACGATATCGAGCATTTAAAATCTGAAAACTTCGATGGTTTGGGCTTTCCAGACCTCTTTTTCTTTCAGCCGAAAAAGCTTTTTTTATTTAAGGGTGATAGAGTAGAAATGCAATATTTAGGTTTTGTTGATGATGAATTTCGAGATGATTTATTGGCTATAGCGCAAAGTGAACAGGCTCGAGGAAAAGTGGCTAATCCCATTAAAATTAAACTTCGGATTCATAAGGATGACTATTTTGAAAAAGTTAATACTATTTTAGAGCATATTTATCGTGGTGACATTTATGAAACCAATTTCTGCCAAGAATTTTATGCGGAGAATACGCAAATCAATCCGTTTGAAACTTATCAAAAACTGAACGATATTTCAAAACCACCGTTTGCCGCTTTTTTAAAATTGAATGATAAATACGTGCTGTGCGCCTCACCAGAGCGTTACTTAAAAAAGGAAGGGAGTCAGGTGATTTCGCAACCCATAAAAGGCACAGCGAAGCGTTCGGATAATAAAAATGAAGACCAGAATTTAAAAGAAAATCTGGCCAAAGATAAAAAAGAACGCAGCGAAAATATCATGATTGTTGATTTGGTGCGCAACGACCTGTCTAAAACCGCAAAAAAGGGTAGTGTTAAAGTCGAAGAACTGTGCCAAGTTTATACTTTTGAGCAGGTGCACCAAATGATATCGACGGTGGTTTCGGAAGTTGAAGAAAATACAAACCCAGTTGATATTGTTAAAAGTACGTTCCCGATGGGCAGTATGACGGGCGCACCGAAAATTTCGGCCATGAACATTGCCGAAACTCAAGAAGCAACTAAGCGCGGCGTATATTCCGGGGCTGTCGGCTATTTTTCTCCCGATGGCGATTTCGATTTTAATGTGGTTATCCGCAGTATTTTGTACAACCAAACCGAAAAATACGTGTCCTATTCTGTGGGAGGTGCTATTACGGCCAAAAGCGACCCACTAAAAGAATACGAAGAATGCTTGGTAAAAGCGAAAGCGATGCGCACTGTTTTGGAAAATTAA
- a CDS encoding RNA polymerase sigma factor codes for MKTLNDINNLSDEDLVKAIVKTNNTLLFEILYDRYAGLVFNKCYGFSKDEDEAKDLAQDVFLKLFVKLASFKGKSKFSTWLYAFTYNHCVNYVTRNTAKKFEKQSVDYKDIENLSEDDDDDDGFVNMRVDRLKEALELIAPEEKMILLLKYQDGLSIREIESVLDIGESAVKMRIKRAKDKLLKVYNEKFN; via the coding sequence TTGAAAACCCTCAACGACATTAATAATTTATCAGATGAAGATTTGGTAAAGGCAATTGTTAAAACCAATAACACATTGCTATTTGAAATTTTGTACGATAGATACGCCGGGTTGGTGTTTAACAAGTGTTATGGGTTTTCAAAAGACGAGGATGAAGCCAAAGATTTAGCGCAGGATGTATTTTTAAAGCTCTTTGTTAAGTTGGCGAGTTTCAAAGGAAAATCGAAATTTTCAACTTGGCTGTATGCTTTTACGTATAACCATTGCGTAAATTATGTAACTAGAAATACGGCCAAAAAGTTTGAAAAACAGTCTGTCGATTACAAAGATATTGAAAACCTTTCTGAAGACGATGATGACGATGATGGGTTTGTAAATATGCGTGTCGATAGGTTGAAGGAGGCTTTAGAGCTCATTGCTCCAGAAGAAAAAATGATATTGTTGCTAAAATACCAAGATGGGCTTTCCATTAGGGAAATAGAAAGTGTTTTAGACATAGGAGAAAGTGCGGTGAAAATGCGCATTAAACGAGCAAAAGATAAGTTGTTGAAAGTATATAACGAGAAGTTTAACTAA
- a CDS encoding glucosidase has protein sequence MVQKGIEAERLKEANTYKTWKKWGPYLADRQWGTVREDYSEHGTSWEFIDHDKARSNAFRWGEEGIAGFCDAREILCLAPAFWNGKDKILKERLFGLTNNQGNHGEDVKELYFHQVSSPTHSYCKFLYKYPQNEFPYSDLVHRNQRSRDEFEYELLDTKSFKNNAYFDCFVEYAKADTSDILMKITVVNRGAKKAKVHVLPHLWFRNFWKHNTRHTRPTIKSTSKRSVMSRSTRNGRYYLYHEKGKQLFCENETNNKRIYNVPNEVKYVKDGINERVVNKKRTVNPEKNGSKFAVWHKLKLKPGQEKTIRIRLTKTKMDDPWADFDTMFEQRMKECEAFYNETINNDIPETHRDIAKNAFAGLLWTKQFYYNDVFKWLFGGPGEAKPQRSNLRNYNWQHLTNRHIISMPDKWEYPWYAAWDLAFHMASFVEVDPFFAKEQLLLVLKENYMHPNGQIPAYEWNFSDVNPPVHSWAVWHVYDKDKAYNGSGDTEFLETAFQKLLLNFTWWVNQKDKSGTDLFEGGFLGLDNIGVFDRNHMPPGITRMQQSDATSWMAMFALNMLRMSLELSKTNKIYEEAAAKFFRHFLNIAWAMHHIGKKDISLWDDEDNFYYDVVEMASGATDRLKVRSLVGVIPMFAVEIMHKDLFEELKEFRIRANEIIRTRPDLASLISNLDDPNGEGYYLFSIMRAFRLEHLLKRLLDEDEFLSDYGIRSLSKYHEKHPFVFQHHGYHQIQYEPGESRSNMFGGNSNWRGPIWMPINYMIIQSLRKYYKFYGPTYQYEFPTGSGNKLNLNQIANQLTKRLIKLFEANSDGKFQYHADDPDSKFATDEHFKNLHLFYEFFDGDTGKGLGASHQTGWTALIANLIMEMDGD, from the coding sequence ATGGTTCAAAAAGGTATCGAAGCAGAGCGTTTAAAAGAAGCAAATACATATAAAACTTGGAAAAAATGGGGGCCATATTTGGCCGATAGGCAATGGGGAACGGTACGTGAGGATTACAGCGAACATGGTACTTCTTGGGAGTTTATAGATCACGACAAGGCGAGAAGCAATGCTTTCAGGTGGGGCGAAGAGGGCATTGCAGGGTTTTGTGATGCCCGTGAGATTTTATGTTTGGCGCCTGCTTTTTGGAATGGCAAGGATAAAATTTTGAAAGAACGTCTCTTTGGTTTGACTAATAACCAAGGGAACCATGGCGAAGATGTCAAGGAATTATATTTCCATCAGGTGAGTTCGCCAACGCATTCCTACTGTAAATTTCTTTACAAATATCCGCAAAACGAATTTCCGTATTCAGATTTGGTGCACAGGAACCAACGAAGTCGCGATGAGTTTGAATATGAACTTTTGGATACTAAAAGTTTCAAAAACAATGCCTATTTCGATTGTTTTGTTGAGTATGCCAAAGCCGATACCAGCGATATTCTGATGAAAATAACCGTGGTGAACAGAGGTGCAAAAAAAGCTAAGGTACACGTGCTTCCGCATCTTTGGTTTCGCAATTTTTGGAAGCATAATACACGGCATACAAGGCCAACGATAAAATCGACTTCCAAACGAAGTGTGATGTCGAGAAGCACCCGAAACGGCCGCTATTATTTATATCACGAAAAAGGGAAGCAACTCTTTTGCGAAAACGAAACCAATAATAAACGCATTTATAATGTTCCTAATGAAGTAAAATACGTTAAGGACGGAATAAATGAGCGCGTAGTAAATAAAAAACGGACAGTCAACCCCGAAAAAAATGGGTCTAAATTTGCAGTTTGGCACAAATTGAAGCTCAAGCCGGGTCAAGAAAAAACGATTAGAATTCGTTTAACCAAAACAAAAATGGACGATCCTTGGGCTGATTTTGATACCATGTTCGAACAACGCATGAAAGAGTGCGAAGCCTTTTACAATGAAACCATCAACAACGATATTCCTGAAACACACCGAGACATTGCCAAAAACGCTTTTGCAGGACTGCTTTGGACCAAACAATTTTATTATAACGATGTGTTCAAGTGGCTTTTTGGAGGCCCCGGAGAAGCAAAACCGCAGCGTTCCAACTTAAGAAATTATAATTGGCAGCACCTTACCAATAGACATATTATTTCGATGCCAGATAAATGGGAATATCCGTGGTATGCCGCGTGGGATTTGGCTTTTCATATGGCGTCTTTTGTTGAGGTAGATCCGTTTTTCGCCAAGGAGCAGCTTCTTTTGGTGCTCAAGGAAAACTACATGCATCCTAACGGACAAATTCCGGCTTACGAGTGGAATTTCAGCGATGTGAATCCTCCCGTGCACTCTTGGGCGGTGTGGCATGTTTACGATAAAGACAAAGCGTACAACGGAAGCGGTGATACGGAGTTTTTGGAAACGGCATTCCAAAAGCTGTTGCTCAATTTTACGTGGTGGGTAAACCAAAAGGACAAAAGTGGTACCGACCTATTTGAAGGTGGGTTTTTGGGCTTGGACAATATTGGGGTTTTCGACCGAAACCACATGCCGCCCGGTATTACCCGAATGCAACAATCTGACGCCACGAGCTGGATGGCCATGTTCGCTTTAAATATGTTGCGCATGTCGCTAGAGCTCTCTAAAACCAATAAAATATATGAAGAGGCTGCCGCTAAGTTTTTCAGGCACTTTTTAAATATCGCTTGGGCGATGCACCATATCGGGAAGAAGGATATTTCGCTTTGGGATGATGAAGACAATTTTTATTATGATGTAGTTGAAATGGCAAGTGGGGCCACCGACCGATTGAAAGTTAGGTCGTTGGTTGGGGTAATCCCCATGTTTGCCGTTGAAATTATGCATAAAGATCTTTTTGAAGAACTGAAGGAGTTTAGGATTAGGGCCAACGAAATAATAAGAACGCGCCCCGATTTGGCGTCATTGATTTCAAATTTAGATGACCCCAACGGCGAAGGCTACTATTTATTCTCCATCATGCGTGCCTTCAGGTTGGAGCACCTTCTTAAACGACTGCTGGACGAAGACGAATTTCTTTCGGATTATGGCATACGTTCGCTTTCAAAATATCATGAAAAACACCCATTCGTTTTTCAGCATCATGGGTACCACCAAATTCAATACGAACCGGGGGAGAGCCGTTCCAATATGTTTGGCGGAAACTCCAATTGGCGTGGCCCCATTTGGATGCCTATAAATTATATGATCATTCAATCGCTACGTAAATATTACAAGTTTTATGGGCCAACGTATCAATATGAATTTCCCACGGGGTCGGGTAACAAACTTAACCTCAATCAGATTGCAAACCAGCTCACCAAAAGGTTGATTAAGCTTTTTGAAGCCAATTCAGACGGGAAGTTTCAATACCATGCTGATGACCCGGATAGTAAGTTTGCCACCGACGAGCATTTTAAAAACTTACATCTATTCTATGAATTTTTTGATGGCGATACCGGCAAAGGTCTCGGTGCCTCGCACCAAACGGGGTGGACCGCTTTAATTGCCAATTTAATTATGGAAATGGATGGGGATTGA
- a CDS encoding mechanosensitive ion channel domain-containing protein, with protein MDKITAWNDSVKASLSAMTAEVAKVIPNILGAIAIIIIGWFLTKLLVGIVRKALKFAKADKLDDKINDIEIFDGKKLNFDVIKITTKFVKWIMYIMILIVVTDILNLTMVSAEIQNFLGYLPKLFSALIIFTIGLLLANFVKKAIKSFFDSMDLSGAKFISQIVFFLLLLFVSITALNQAGVDTEIITSNVTLILAAFLLAFALAFGFGAQRIVADLLKTFYARKTYEIGQEIEFGEIKGEVESINNVSITLKTKEGKLIVPINDIVESQVSVRD; from the coding sequence ATGGATAAAATTACAGCTTGGAATGATAGCGTTAAGGCATCGTTGTCGGCTATGACGGCCGAGGTGGCAAAAGTTATTCCCAATATTTTGGGCGCCATAGCTATTATAATAATTGGTTGGTTTTTAACCAAACTTTTGGTTGGTATAGTAAGAAAAGCATTAAAATTTGCCAAAGCCGATAAACTGGACGATAAAATAAACGATATTGAAATTTTTGATGGTAAAAAACTCAATTTCGATGTTATAAAAATTACCACCAAGTTTGTAAAATGGATCATGTATATCATGATACTTATTGTGGTAACCGATATTTTGAACCTTACCATGGTCTCTGCCGAGATACAAAATTTCTTGGGCTATTTGCCCAAGTTATTTTCGGCATTAATCATTTTCACCATCGGTTTGCTATTGGCCAATTTTGTTAAAAAAGCCATCAAGTCTTTCTTTGATTCGATGGATTTATCGGGGGCGAAGTTTATCAGTCAAATTGTGTTTTTTCTACTATTGCTATTTGTGTCGATAACGGCATTAAACCAGGCAGGGGTAGATACCGAAATCATTACTAGCAATGTAACTTTAATTCTTGCCGCTTTTTTACTGGCCTTTGCGTTGGCATTTGGTTTTGGAGCCCAAAGAATTGTGGCCGATCTGTTAAAAACCTTTTATGCCAGAAAGACTTATGAAATAGGACAAGAAATTGAATTTGGAGAAATAAAAGGCGAAGTGGAATCTATTAATAATGTTTCAATAACCTTAAAAACAAAAGAAGGGAAATTAATAGTGCCTATAAATGACATTGTAGAGAGCCAAGTAAGTGTGCGAGATTAA
- a CDS encoding serine hydrolase domain-containing protein: protein MKRLIFAFATAILLTACFKKEASVKEESHASTKFLNEGISNERLSRIDSMLSQSIEENKVPGAVALIFRNGKIVYHKAFGLADNASGKTLEKDAIFRIASQTKAITSTAVMMLWEEGKFGLDEPISKYIPEFKNATLLKSFKEADSSFTTMPAENHITIRHLLTHTSGLGYGQIDSDSRFKKIYAKAGVTDLFTTKNISIEESVKILAKLPLHHNPGERFTYSESIDVLGYFIEIISGMPLDEFFKTRIFQPLGMEDTQFYLPESKYDRLVTVQTFENGQWMKYPVTFYDTDYPKKGAKRFFSGGAGLTSTASDYAKFLNMYLNGGELNGKRLLSRTTVETILTNQIPHISEDITAVHGLAFGLVDKKKHDLGGSGSEGTFEWGGYFNTQYFADPKENLIGILMKQTQRTKNDDTSTKFRILVNAALAD, encoded by the coding sequence ATGAAACGACTGATTTTTGCTTTTGCAACCGCTATTTTATTAACCGCTTGTTTTAAAAAGGAGGCTTCCGTTAAGGAAGAATCGCATGCTTCAACCAAATTTTTAAACGAAGGCATTTCTAATGAAAGGTTAAGCAGAATAGATTCCATGCTTTCCCAATCAATTGAAGAAAATAAAGTGCCCGGTGCAGTAGCTTTAATTTTCCGAAATGGAAAAATAGTGTACCATAAAGCCTTTGGTTTGGCCGATAATGCTTCGGGAAAAACTTTGGAAAAAGATGCTATTTTTAGGATAGCTTCACAAACAAAAGCCATAACATCAACCGCGGTAATGATGCTTTGGGAAGAGGGTAAGTTTGGATTGGACGAGCCAATTTCAAAATACATTCCTGAGTTTAAAAACGCCACACTTTTAAAGTCGTTTAAGGAAGCCGATTCGTCTTTTACGACAATGCCTGCCGAAAACCACATTACCATTAGGCATTTGTTAACGCACACTTCGGGACTTGGCTACGGTCAAATTGATAGCGATTCACGTTTCAAAAAAATATATGCCAAAGCAGGTGTAACCGATTTGTTCACTACCAAAAACATCAGCATAGAAGAAAGCGTAAAAATACTAGCCAAACTGCCATTACACCATAATCCGGGCGAGCGGTTTACTTATAGCGAAAGCATTGATGTATTAGGGTATTTTATTGAAATTATTTCAGGAATGCCATTAGATGAATTTTTTAAAACCCGGATTTTTCAGCCTCTGGGAATGGAAGATACCCAGTTTTATTTGCCCGAATCTAAATACGATAGATTGGTAACTGTGCAAACTTTTGAAAATGGACAATGGATGAAATATCCAGTAACGTTTTACGATACCGATTATCCTAAAAAGGGTGCAAAACGCTTCTTTTCTGGAGGCGCGGGGCTTACCAGTACCGCATCCGATTATGCCAAGTTTTTAAATATGTATTTAAACGGGGGAGAGTTGAATGGCAAGCGATTGTTAAGTCGCACCACGGTTGAAACGATTTTAACCAATCAAATTCCACATATCTCAGAGGATATTACTGCCGTTCATGGTTTGGCCTTTGGTTTGGTCGATAAGAAAAAGCATGACTTGGGGGGCAGTGGCAGCGAAGGTACTTTTGAATGGGGCGGTTATTTCAATACACAATATTTTGCCGATCCAAAAGAAAACTTAATCGGTATTTTAATGAAACAAACCCAGCGAACAAAAAACGACGACACTTCGACAAAGTTCAGGATTTTGGTAAATGCCGCCTTAGCGGATTGA
- the tilS gene encoding tRNA lysidine(34) synthetase TilS has product MLKQLKTHIESHLPFLQKSRLLIAISGGIDSVVLTHLCHKLKLNIALAHCNFSLRGKESDADEDFVVYLADGLDLEVFVQRFDTEGYAETNKRSIQMAARELRYQWFEELAEQLKFDYILTAHHADDNLETFLINFTRGTGLEGLTGIPQVNGKFVRPLLPFSSNAIENFAQENRIKWRDDSSNKSVKYLRNKLRHEVVPILKEINPSLLQSFQTTLSNLQDTAVIVGDTMDAFLEKAAEKTGDNETRFKISEFKKLKQPKAYLFETFKTCGFTEWNDIERLLDSQPGKQVLSNNFRLIKDRDYLLLSKIEVVDENEISISEGEKKVKTPAGTLFFDEADALFGKSAKTIFVDKNKLKYPLKIRKKQEGDVFFPLGMQGKKKKLSKYFKDEKFSLLDKENTWLLCSENEIIWVIGQRADHRFRVDEHSKQILKIELNITPSSGEVKK; this is encoded by the coding sequence ATGTTAAAACAGCTGAAAACCCATATTGAATCCCATTTGCCTTTTTTGCAAAAATCGAGGCTGCTTATTGCCATTTCTGGCGGAATTGATAGCGTGGTACTGACGCATTTGTGTCATAAATTGAAGCTTAACATTGCACTGGCGCATTGCAATTTTAGCTTACGCGGAAAAGAAAGCGATGCCGATGAAGATTTTGTGGTGTACTTGGCAGATGGTTTGGATTTGGAGGTTTTTGTACAGCGTTTTGATACCGAAGGGTATGCGGAAACCAATAAGCGCTCCATACAAATGGCAGCCCGCGAATTGCGTTACCAATGGTTTGAAGAATTGGCAGAGCAATTAAAGTTCGATTATATATTAACCGCCCACCACGCCGACGATAATCTGGAAACCTTTTTAATCAATTTTACACGCGGTACAGGTTTGGAAGGTTTGACGGGAATACCACAGGTAAACGGAAAGTTTGTGCGTCCGTTATTACCCTTCTCAAGCAACGCTATTGAAAATTTCGCCCAAGAAAACCGCATAAAATGGCGGGACGACAGCAGTAACAAATCGGTAAAGTACCTTCGGAATAAATTGCGCCACGAAGTGGTTCCTATTTTAAAGGAAATCAACCCCAGTTTGTTGCAGAGTTTTCAAACCACTTTAAGCAACTTGCAAGACACTGCGGTGATTGTGGGAGATACAATGGACGCTTTCCTGGAAAAGGCTGCAGAAAAAACGGGTGATAACGAAACCCGTTTCAAAATTTCTGAATTCAAAAAATTAAAGCAGCCCAAAGCCTACCTTTTTGAAACCTTTAAAACCTGCGGTTTTACCGAGTGGAACGATATTGAGCGCCTTTTGGATTCCCAACCGGGAAAACAAGTACTGTCAAATAATTTTAGGTTGATAAAAGACCGGGATTATTTGCTTTTGAGTAAAATTGAAGTCGTTGATGAAAATGAAATTTCCATTTCCGAAGGTGAAAAAAAGGTAAAAACACCAGCCGGTACTCTGTTTTTTGATGAGGCCGATGCGCTTTTCGGAAAGTCTGCAAAAACCATTTTTGTCGATAAGAATAAATTGAAATACCCTTTAAAAATCAGAAAAAAACAAGAAGGCGATGTGTTTTTTCCGTTGGGAATGCAGGGTAAAAAGAAAAAATTGAGCAAATATTTTAAGGATGAAAAGTTTTCATTGCTCGATAAGGAAAACACGTGGCTGCTGTGTTCAGAAAATGAAATTATTTGGGTTATCGGGCAGCGTGCCGACCATAGATTTCGGGTGGACGAGCACAGCAAACAGATTTTAAAAATTGAATTAAATATTACACCGAGCTCCGGCGAAGTGAAAAAATAA
- a CDS encoding DEAD/DEAH box helicase, which yields MTFNDLNLNTPLYNALDDLGFNTPTPIQAEAFNVVASGKDVVGIAQTGTGKTLAYMLPILRNLKFSRQDNPRVLVLVPTRELVVQVVEEIEKLSKYINNRVLGVYGGTNINTQKQAVAQGLDIIVATPGRLYDLAVSRALQLKSIQKLVIDEVDVMLDLGFRHQLINIFDILPERRQNIMFSATMTQDVDLLINDFFRGPERISIAVSGTPLENIEQQRYKVPNFYTKVNLLVHLLNDTETFNRVIVFVAYKRMADRLFEKLDEHFKEELCVIHSNKTQNYRLRSIEQFKEGVNRILVATDVMARGLDIDNVSHVINFDTPEYPENYMHRIGRTGRAERKGTSVTFSTDKEQEHIENIEALMDMQIPVLDMPEAVEISTELIPEERPEIKERNNPTKRSEEDAPGPAFHEKKAKNQKVNLGGSYRREISKKYKKPKTRGDKNYNKRNKKK from the coding sequence GTGACTTTTAACGACCTCAATTTAAACACACCACTTTACAACGCCCTCGACGATTTGGGTTTCAACACGCCAACGCCCATTCAGGCCGAAGCATTCAATGTTGTCGCTTCGGGTAAAGATGTGGTAGGAATAGCACAAACCGGTACAGGAAAAACACTGGCCTACATGTTGCCCATTTTAAGAAACTTAAAGTTTTCAAGACAGGACAACCCAAGGGTTTTGGTTTTGGTGCCCACGCGCGAATTGGTGGTTCAAGTGGTTGAGGAAATTGAAAAATTGTCGAAATACATTAACAATAGGGTGTTGGGCGTTTACGGAGGCACCAACATCAACACACAAAAACAAGCTGTTGCCCAAGGGTTGGATATTATCGTGGCCACTCCAGGACGGCTATACGATTTGGCCGTTAGCCGCGCATTACAACTCAAATCCATTCAGAAACTGGTGATTGACGAAGTGGATGTGATGCTCGATTTGGGATTCCGCCACCAACTTATCAATATTTTTGACATCCTTCCGGAAAGACGCCAAAATATTATGTTTTCCGCCACCATGACCCAAGATGTGGATTTGTTGATCAACGATTTTTTTAGAGGTCCGGAGCGCATTTCCATTGCCGTATCGGGAACTCCGTTAGAAAATATTGAGCAACAACGTTATAAAGTACCCAATTTTTATACGAAAGTAAATCTGTTGGTGCATTTGCTCAATGACACCGAAACCTTCAACCGAGTGATTGTTTTTGTGGCGTACAAACGTATGGCCGACCGCTTGTTTGAAAAACTTGACGAGCATTTTAAGGAAGAGCTTTGCGTGATCCATTCCAACAAAACACAGAATTATCGTCTGCGCAGTATCGAACAATTCAAGGAAGGTGTTAACCGCATTTTGGTAGCCACCGATGTGATGGCTCGCGGATTGGACATTGACAATGTAAGCCATGTTATTAATTTTGACACACCCGAATACCCCGAAAATTACATGCACCGCATTGGTAGAACGGGACGTGCCGAGCGCAAAGGCACATCGGTAACCTTTTCAACCGATAAAGAACAGGAGCACATTGAAAATATTGAGGCGCTGATGGATATGCAAATTCCTGTTTTGGACATGCCCGAAGCAGTGGAAATTTCAACCGAGCTTATCCCAGAGGAACGCCCAGAAATAAAAGAGCGCAACAACCCCACCAAACGCAGTGAAGAGGACGCCCCTGGACCCGCTTTCCACGAAAAAAAGGCTAAAAACCAAAAGGTTAATTTAGGCGGTTCGTACCGCAGGGAAATTTCCAAGAAATACAAAAAGCCTAAAACACGAGGCGATAAGAATTATAATAAACGAAATAAGAAGAAATAG
- a CDS encoding aldose 1-epimerase family protein, producing MFSIKNDLLSISVKKTGAELCKVTSVKHGTEFMWDANPDVWGSFAPNLFPIIGALKDNTYSFEGQTYQLPKHGLVRNNSNIVIHKLTEDNLTFKLTYNDESLKVYPFKFEFYISYTLNGSAIEVNHTVKNLDDKTMCFSLGGHPAFKCPVYSDENYNDYVLEFEQHETASRHLINLDNGLVNGDTQPVLNNSNTLPLTHDLFNEDALIFKDLKSKNVTLKSKTHGDILSFSYHDFPYLGIWAKPTGDYVCIEPWLGIADNENTDQEFTTKEGILNLKPKDHFSASYTIKIHNSHLV from the coding sequence ATGTTTTCAATAAAAAACGACTTACTTAGCATATCGGTAAAAAAAACCGGTGCCGAACTTTGTAAAGTTACCTCGGTAAAACATGGCACCGAATTTATGTGGGATGCCAACCCCGATGTTTGGGGCAGTTTCGCTCCTAATTTATTCCCTATTATTGGTGCTTTAAAAGACAACACCTATTCTTTTGAAGGCCAAACTTACCAATTGCCCAAACACGGGTTGGTGCGCAATAACAGTAACATAGTAATCCACAAACTTACCGAAGATAATCTTACTTTTAAGCTCACTTATAATGACGAATCTCTTAAAGTTTACCCGTTTAAGTTTGAATTTTATATATCGTACACATTAAATGGTTCGGCCATTGAAGTGAACCACACCGTAAAAAATCTCGACGACAAAACCATGTGTTTTTCTCTTGGTGGGCACCCAGCCTTTAAATGCCCTGTTTATAGCGATGAAAATTACAACGATTATGTTTTGGAATTTGAACAGCATGAAACCGCTTCAAGACATCTTATTAATTTGGACAACGGACTGGTAAATGGTGATACACAACCTGTATTAAATAATAGCAACACACTCCCACTCACCCACGATTTATTTAACGAAGACGCACTTATTTTTAAAGATTTGAAGTCGAAAAACGTCACTTTAAAAAGCAAAACCCACGGTGATATTTTGTCGTTTTCCTATCACGATTTTCCGTACTTAGGCATTTGGGCCAAACCTACCGGAGATTACGTTTGTATTGAACCTTGGTTGGGCATAGCTGACAATGAAAACACCGATCAGGAGTTCACAACCAAAGAAGGCATTCTGAATTTAAAGCCCAAAGACCACTTTTCGGCAAGCTACACCATTAAAATACACAACAGCCATTTAGTGTAA
- a CDS encoding outer membrane beta-barrel protein, producing the protein MKTNLIIALLLACSTVFAQNTDEKFKIPKNKWVLGGSLNFNYSDSEQKPLRNQIADSEHKSTSLGINPDIGYSLNNNLVLGLKSGFSFGNQESFNSLGDTHENNFEKLSVAPYIRQYIPLGSKLAFNLEGGASFTKRWEDSTNNSSNDISKGDSSSLFVGITPGFSFTLSEKVLLYSNLGSIGYNYSARESSDVVKSESNLFSFNLFTTNLNFGVLVVL; encoded by the coding sequence ATGAAAACAAACTTAATTATTGCCTTGCTTTTAGCATGTTCAACCGTTTTTGCTCAAAACACAGACGAAAAGTTTAAAATACCGAAAAACAAATGGGTTTTAGGTGGTTCATTGAATTTTAATTATTCTGATTCAGAACAAAAACCTTTAAGAAATCAAATTGCTGATTCAGAACATAAGAGTACTTCATTGGGTATAAATCCAGATATAGGGTATTCCTTAAATAATAATTTAGTATTAGGATTAAAATCGGGGTTTAGTTTTGGTAATCAAGAATCTTTCAATTCGCTAGGGGATACCCACGAAAATAATTTTGAGAAACTTAGCGTCGCACCATATATTCGACAATATATCCCCTTGGGTTCAAAGCTAGCTTTTAATCTTGAAGGTGGCGCCAGTTTTACTAAACGATGGGAGGACAGCACTAACAATTCCAGTAACGATATTTCAAAAGGAGATTCATCTAGTTTGTTTGTTGGAATAACTCCAGGTTTTAGTTTTACATTGTCTGAGAAGGTTCTTTTATATAGTAATTTGGGTAGTATAGGTTATAACTATAGTGCACGGGAAAGCAGTGACGTTGTAAAATCAGAGAGTAATTTGTTTTCCTTTAATTTATTCACCACAAACCTAAACTTTGGGGTTTTGGTAGTTTTATAA